The Quercus robur chromosome 3, dhQueRobu3.1, whole genome shotgun sequence DNA segment CAACAATTTCATTAGTTGGcatgtttttaaaacattttagcAAACTAACATCTTGAGTTTGTTAGAGTCGACTTCGTCAAACGAAATCAAGTCTCACACACTCAAGTTTGATGCTTTGGAAGGCTGAAGTGGAAATTTTAATACACATAGAACTCAAGTCTTACGCACTCGATTTAGTTTTACTGATATgagaaatgaagaagaagaacgaagaagaaagaaggagaagaagaggaagaagaagaagagacccACGGTAAAACCAAACCCACTCCATGAAGTCACTTGCAAAAATCAAACCCACCCAcgacaaaaccaaacccacctGCAaaaaactctttctttcttcttctctatgttCTCCAGATGTgtaatatttgatatttcttcTCCAAAGCATAAATCAAGTGTATTAGACTCAAGTTCCACGTGGACAAGAGATCCACATCAACCTCTACTACAACATAATTCAAGTGTATTAGACTTGATTTCCTTCATTGAAATTGAATCTAACAAACTCAAGATGTTAGTttgctaaaatatttcaaaaacataCCAACTAATGAAATTGTTGCTAAAATGATACTAAATGTAAACAAAATCCGGTAGAAAAGTATAGCCCTATACACCTGAACAAAATCTAGAACATAACCCATATGTGAGTGTGATCAtgataaaaaaactaaaattagaaTCTTTGTGAAGGAGAATACAATAAGTAGGAATATATTGGGTACATTGACCTAAGACTCTCTTCACGTGAATGGTGGATTCtatcataaattttattagtGGAGCCAACTATTATGTGAGAAGAAGAATCTCATGTCATCATACTCCCATATTATTGAATAATTACTCCAATAAGCTTGGGCAACTGTTGACTAACGTAAATGGGTTAATAAAAGTGATTCATGTTGTAATACAAGTAGACATGCCAAAACAACTAGATAAAACTTAATCAGTCTAAACATTTTATCGTGGTTGCGTGGATGTTGGAAGATTTGAAGATGATAGATTTCTTgccccaaaattttttcttatctttccTATAGTAGACTGTGGATTATGAAAATCATTAGATGAGCAAGGAATAGACAAATatcattatttataatttctttttccattttttataatttgatggtTAAAGGAGGAGGATTTGAATCCTATATGTTTTCGTTGAAAATATCATAAAGTATCAGTTGAGTTATAAGTCTCTTGACTCAATAATTCTAAAATTGTTCCAGCGCTTTAATAATTGGATATTAGTGTAGGTTCCAGTTAGTTTAACTGATAAAGTCtatgatgattgaataagagatttggggtttaatTCCCAACTACACcaaaaaactgattagtgttttggtctaatgataaataGCTATTATTAGGAGCAgacgctataggttgaaactctttaaaaaaaaaattggatattAGTAAAGTTGGCACCAAAAGTTAGTGCAAACTTATTATTGAGAAATTGTGGCCTTCAGTGTTGGGTAGTAATAATTTCAAAAGGTTTAGAAGCTAGATGATTaacatttttttcccaataagTAGGTgattaaaaattgatttttaataaTGATTCTCACTAGGAGAAATAAAATGACAAACTATGCTATGGGAAGTATGAACATAGAAAGATGGATAAGAAAGCTTATATGTTTAGGATTATCTAAAGTACCCATCCCCATTATTTTTGTGAAGTCAATTTAGCTCATATGAGTATCTTTTGAGTTTATTAAACAAATCCTACAATGACACTCTAATAAAACTAAGTGATACATTAAATTGTCTAGTCATATAAATGCGATACAACTTCaatattttgactttttaaggaaaaaaaaattaaaattttattgtagaatttttgttggagcaaacaagaaaaatgttttttttttttttaaataaaaatacttattaTTCACTAACTATTTTCATATAGCAGTGGCATAATAAAATTCttccatttttcttgttgaggtTTTATGatgaacaatttatttttaagtttaaaatttttattacctCTTAAAATTGAGAGATGCTAAGGAAGAAATTAATTTCTAAAGTTAGCCTTCAATagttaaaaatgtaatttgcatCTTGAGTAGATGCAATAGGAAGCATTCTTATTTCATTGAACTATCACTAAGAGCTGGAAGATAATTTTCCAAGCATGATTGAAAAATGGATCTAATCTTTAAAAATTGGTTGAATTGAGGAAATCACCCATGTTCTTGGTAAGGGTGGGGAATTAAACATTTGTATAAGTATAGGCTATTGATTAAAGATCTAAAAATACAACTTTTGAGACTCATTTCTTTTAGTGGTATACTTTCATTATTCTCGACAACCTTTAGATAAAGTTATAagaacaaatttcaaatttcaacttttaggaTGAGAGCAATATAAAAATGCTTTTCTCATCATTTAGTGAGTAGAACAAGAatttctatgctctattgaaAGTGTTTGTtatgaataattaatttataaataaatgtgaTTCATTCTATTTGAATGAATCGATTTGAGATAGTTGATCTAACTAGACATCTCTAATAGATGAACATTAGTAAAATGAGCTTGATAAAAAGCATGAATATGTTTCAAGACATAACCTAAGTGGATGCCATATATTTATATGGTGAATGAAAGTTGAAACTTCTCTAAAAAAGAATATTGGATATATATACGATTCTCCTAGGAGAATGAATGATAAGATTTGTTCCCGTTTAATATTTATGGCCCAAAACACGACAATGTAGAGAATGCCAATTCCTTAAATTGCATATAGACTAAAAAAACTACCATACAATACATTCAATTATATCTGGTCGTTATCATAAACAAGCTTACCTTGGAGAATGAGTTCTTTATATATCATTAACTATGCTTGGAAAGTATCCTTAGTCATTAACAAGTGgttaataatttgattaattggAGATAATTGTTAACTAAGGAATGATAATCCCTAAATTGTGAGATAAGGACATGGGTTTGATATGTTCAACTTAAATGACATTTTGATTAATATTTCAAGTACCAATATTTGTCCAAATTTCATGATTCTTGAACCAATTGACTCCTTCACAACCCTTCAATCATATACAATTGAAAAACCACAATTTAACACCAAGCATTGCCTCAAAATTCATCCAAACCTAAACAAACTCTTCAAAAACCCTAGTTTTGACCAATTCACCTTCAAATCCAAAATTCTCCCAATTGTCCAGACCAAAAGACCCAAATAAACACTCATTACAAAGCCTACGTCCTCCTCTAAAAAACCATCGAAACCTCAATAAAATCCATGACCCACAACCCAAATTACACCCCTCACAAATCAAGTGAAAAACACACCCAAAACTCATCTCAACCcccaaaacttttattccccAAAATCCTCAATCCAAACCCCACCCAAACTTCCACCCCAAGCCGTAGATAACCCACTAATCCAATGGCCCACATTCAAACTTTCAAATTTGCCTCAATCCGCGTTCACTACTTTCCACCAATCACCGCTCACCATTTCTTTCACATTCTCACTATATTAATCTCTCTCCTTAACCGTTTCATCTCACATCcaaatttctctctccaaaaacCAAAACACTCTCTTCGATTCCAATACCTCTCTGCTCTGCTTCCGAATCAAATCTCCATTCAACTCGTCTGAGTTAACTCACCATGGCCGCTACTACTGAGACTAGAAAATCGTCCGGCCCTAAAAAGCCTAAATCCGCACCCTCTCACCCTCCTTTCCTCGATGtatggtttttctttctctctctagaaaccctaactttctctctctaaatagctgtttctttttcaaaattttcaaatctgaaactgatttttgtgtgtttgattttggttttttgcagatgattaCGGAGGCGATTGTGACTCTGAAGGAGAAGACAGGTTCAAGCCAGTACGCGATCACGAAGTACTCCGAGGAGAAGCACAAGCACTTGCCGACGAGTTTCCGCAAGCTCTTGCTCTTCCATTTGAAGAAACTCGTCGCTTCCGGAAAGCTCGTGAAGGTGAAAAACTCGTTCAAGCTCGCTCCTGCCGCTCCGGTGAAGAAGTCCTCAACCGTTTCTGCTCCGGCGAAGCCTAAGTCCGTTGCAAAGCCGAAGGCAACCAAAGTTGCTCCCAAGGCAAAGAAAGTTTCAAccaagccaaagccaaaggcaaAGGCAAAGGCAAAAGCCGCAGGGGCTGTGAAGCCTAAGGCGAAGTCTGTGGCTGCGAAGCCAAAGCCAAAGACGAAGGTTGCAGCGAAGGCAAAACCAGTTGCGAAGCCAAAGGCGAAGGTGGCGAGGACTTCAACAAGAACAACTCCGTCGAAGAAGGCGGCGCCGGCAAAGAAAGCACCGAAGCCGAAGAGCGTGAAGTCTCCGGCGGCAAAGAAGAAAGCTCCGGCGAGGAAGGCAAAGAAgtagaagctttttttttttccctgtttgtGTTAGGTTGTGTTTTTCAGAGTGATGGCAGTGATTGTAAATACCTTACTTTAGTAAGGGTAGTAGTTTCTGATTTaggcaagaaaagaagaagatagttGTATGACACagctaatgtttttttttatttttataaaatgtttttagggattgtctgtttttattttattttgtttaattaaataatatttagttaTAAATCTTAATTGGACTATCacgttgttttgtttttattattaattaattttaaaactttacgAATGGCTTTTCGTATTTTTCTCGTCGCCTTTTATTTTCAATAGCTAAACATTCCACGTGTGCTCGCTGCGTAAGTTAGCAATATTCTCTTGGATTCACTGGCTACCGTACGGGATTCCGTGCATGTTAGAATTGACGGTGCATGTTAGTATCAGTGATACGTGGGAATGGGGGGATCTACGCACGTTAGTGGGGATAGGATCGTCGCCACGTTGTACTTCGCTTAAGGGATAATATAATTTGACCGACTgtgattaaagaaaaaaaaaaaaaaaaaatcttataaggGGTGGGGCTGTGATGTTAACACGTGGGTTTACTTAGTCGGTGACTCGGTGTTAGCGAGTTGTGAAAGCGAGAGGGGTAGTTGTTGCTTGTGAGTATTGAGTGAAAAGCTTCCAAATGAGATGTGTTTGGTACTCACCCTGTCGTGCTTTTTGattggtttttggggtattCTTATATTGCTGTTTGGATACTAAGAAAATGGAGAGAATTATTAGGATTAAACATTtaggttactttttttttttttttttttttttttttgcagtggtgaaatttcaaaaagtggGAGTGgctccaaattttcaaaacagggcCGGTATGACTTATGACTCATGAGTCTGTGTATAAAGCAGGCAGTTTatctattaatttaaatttaaaagtagGCACTTGAGTGAAAAGCAGTCAATgtgtctttatttatatatacttgTTCTTCTCCTTCCCTTCATGGTTCCTGGGACTAGCAACAGTATAAAGCATAAATTGTTTGTTTAAGAATCTTAAGTTAATCAGAGTAGTAGCACATGGAAGTAACTTTAGGTGtgttcttttgttttacttcatgatgtgtttttgaaaaaaacttCTTTGTTACATACAGCTGTAGCCTGTGGCTTTGTTCTGTTTCAGAAGTGACCTAAGTCAAGTTTACTTGAAAGttgaatttatgaaaatttaaatctGTCATGAGTAAATTATCAGTGTTTAGGAATCTAGATGACAAAAATGTTTCATTGTCTGATTGTTCTATCGTCATTGTTGGAATGCTTCTCACTTCGCTGATTGAATGAGCAATTTTTTGGACTTGAAGTTGGATTTACTAGTTTTCTTAGCAGCATGTCCTCCCTAAATTTAATAGTTGTAGAGGCTACTACATGTATGGATTCTAAACACGGGCAAAGAAAGCTAGAGATGTCAGGAAAATTGTAGATCTCTTGAAATTAAGTTGTTTGGACTATTGAAATTGTTAGATCTTTcataacttttttacaaatgctcattttaaatttttacaaatgcTCATTTTAAATCAAAACACTGTTTTTTATTAGCTTATACAAACACACCCAAAGTATTTCTGCTAATGAGTCTAGTGACAACTTAATAACAATGATGACATTATGAGGTGTCAATCCCTAAAAAACACCATATTCATATTTAGTTCAGTAATTCAATTAATTATACctgaaataatttttcttaaagCTTTCTATGTCAAACTAACGTTTGAGGTCTAGTTAATGTATACACGTGTGCATGCACGCAATCACAAACTACCTGCATCCATACCTGCGGTGATATTTAAGAAATATCTTCTAAAGACAATTCTTACACTATTCTTTGTAtgaatttgtcaatttttttaataatatgataGCGATTGATTTTCTAGTCATAATAAAACCTTTCGGTTATCTGGAGAAGCTACAATAGTCTTTTATTTATGATTCTAAATAAGCTGGGAATACTGTGTATGAATAAATTAGCTTGCAATTTGGTTGGTAATTACTACGGCAAAGTTTTTAGCTTGCAAGAGGGTAATTCTGTTGTAGACTAATTGAACACAGTATTTGGCTCTTGGTGGTACTTTTGAAGGACGATCTGGTTATGAATGTTTCTGTAATTGACCAATTGGTGTCAACGTGTAAACCGACTTCTTTAATAAATAATGTATACTTTCGGTAAATTAATTGCTTGTTTCCCCCGACACTCCAAACAAAAGGTAGAAACTTTTTGAATAGTCCCTTTAAAGAGATTTGCATTGACTCTTTGTGAAGAGATACTTGCCACAAGGACTTAGTCCCTTAAAATTTGTGTCAAGAGGATGGGATTTCATAATTCTGTATGCCCTTTACTCTTGCATGGTTCGTGTGAAAtcttgttatttctttttttgggcaCTAGTGTTAATCTTAGTTTCTAATAATTGGCATCAAGGAGATATCAGTCAGTGGCGGAGCTAGGAATCTTGAGTTGGGGGGGCGAACTATATATTCTGTCAagataaactcaaataaaaaatagacacTTCCCTAAAAAATCCACACAATATAtgtgtaaatataaaatatataaattgtttgCAAAACTTCATCCATGTTTGACAAATCAATATCATAATGTTATAATTGAAGTATCATATaagcttttttatttcttgataaaatcttgagaataggaaatttcaaccaaattgcatatattatcaatgtttaatgatttgaaagtattaattgaaattgaaattgagctAAAAATTAGGGGTTCTACACTTCCACTATTTACTCACAAAACTTACTACCTAACTATTTCATTCTATTACAATTGTATATCAACTCTAAACCCtcttttttaggaaaaattactaaattatttgATCAATACTTTCTTTTGGGGGGCAActcctaattttttttcatataacctttatatatttataaaatatacttaaattgtaaaaataaaataaaaaattttggaggggccaagcccccccccccccaaggaTACATGTGGCTCCGCCATCAGTGTTCTAAATTATTAGTTACATTGTCGGTCAAATTGATTATGAATTCGTTAAATAGCatttatgattatatttttgatGCACTGAATGGGAAGAGATTGTACTATGATCTCGACGATAGTATTTATAACGTTAACTATATTGCATGGACACTAAAAAATGAGTAAAGTACTTGTCTGAACACCTAGTCAGGACACATGGGAAATAGGTTTTACGTCACCACTCCCTAAATTCTTTTATTGCATAACATGTCAATATTTAGcataaatagaatttttttttttttcctttatatgtGATACATTGAATGTAGAGGTTACATAATCTTCTACATTAATAAATAGATTACCAGCATCTCTAAAGGTACTGTTGTTTTGAACTTAATTATCACTGATAGAGATGTCTTCACCAAGCCAATGAAGATGGGTATCACTTCATCTTCAATTCTTAAGTAATTATGTTGTTATGTAGTACCAAATCTCACTTTGTTATCTCTCCACTTTGTAAGCTTCCTACCTAATTTATTGAGCAGATATAAAATGAACAAATGTTAGTTCTAACAAGGATTGCCTTTTTTCAGGGGCTAAAAAACAGGATGTCATTTCTCTATTAGGTATTATTCTAACCGCTACTAAAACATTTCATGTTTGATAAAATAGTAATGTCAATGTCCTTAAAAGATAGTTTTCTTTTGGCAGGGAAGGGTGGGGTAAGTCTCAAAAAAATTGTTGGAAGTAATAATGAGAATatgataattgttaaaatttgtgcCGTTACATCAAGGAGAGGTGAGTGACATGAATGAAATGATGGTACAACACAAGGTTTCCCACATTAACAGTTAGAATCCTTAAATTTCTTCTTCTCCCCATTGCAAAGAAAGCCCTTGTAGGGGTTTAAATCAGGCAATCTCCATGGAGAGACACTTGAAACCCATGAGTCATTGGCAATGAAATTGGTGTTAGAAGACATAAAATCAAATGCTTGGATTGAACTTGGTTTTGGCTGTCAATAATAGTAGAACATTTGCTTACTGGTTTACTGCTGCTTGCAAATGGTAAGAAATTTTGAGTTGATATGACAAAACAAATGTCCTGGGTTCAAAACCACCAATTAGTCTCTTGGGCCATTCCCAAGGGAtttgcccttttttttggataggtaattataatttttttttaataggtcaTTCGTCCTTGTAATTACGTGGTGTGTGTGGAACAGTGAGAATACTCACTTCCGGGAAAATGTTTGGTGCTCAAAGAGCTTTGGACGCTCttgttagcaaaaaaaaaaaaaaaaagggagggtgGGGGAGGGACTTTAGTGTAGTAGTTTgcatataacttttttatttgaccTCTTACTCTTTTGGttattgattcttttttaaTCTACATAAATTTCCGTATTTTCAGCAAGATCCTCAAGCTAATTGAAGCATCAATTACCTATCCTAATGGATTTTATATGTAGTGGCCATATCTTTGTATATGTTAGGGCCTATCTTTTATTCAGTAGAATGTGTAGAATTCttttcatatattatattttgaggAATGTACTGTGTAAAACAGGAAAATTAGAACAAGTGAATTTACttcaatatattttctttaatccCTAGAACAAAAATTCCTATATTGGTAACTGAAATCAATCGTAAGTTACTGTAACCCTCCCTTCTATTGGATTTACAGCTATTATGATTGTCATTGTTGGAAAATTGACCAATTCTGCTTTTAAATAAGTGTTTTATAAGATAATAGTCGAGAGTTGACTCTTGATCTGCATATGGATGATTGATTGTGGAAACCTAATGACAGTGGCCAACAGGAATCTAATCAATAGAAAGGACAAGCGTATGAGAAGGTGATGCAGAGGATTTGGCCGAGTGCAAACTTGTAACTAAAGATTTAGTCATGTCCTTGACTACATAACTCAAACTTGGGTCTTCTTCTAGCACTCTCCATGTGTGATATGGTGTGGTGGAGGTGAGtagatttatttgttttaacttCCATATATGCATCGCTCTCAAATCTTCATGTATAATTGATGCCAATGAGATTGACCAAAATGGAACTTCCACCCCCCATTACAACAATGTGGAGGGCGAGGTTGTACTTTGCTTAAGGGGATAATAATTTGActgattgtgattgtgataaaaaaaatgagtaatatttttgaaaatatgtgaaaatGACATTTGTTTTTCTAATGTGTGGTGGAGAAGGATTTGTGATGAATGGGCTGTGATGTTAACACGTGGTTTTACTGAGTTGATGACTTGGTGAGTTTTCCTTGTTAGCGAGTTGTGAAAGCGAGAGGGGTTATTGCTTGTGAATATTGAGTGAAAAGCTTCCAGATATGTTTGATAGTCATCACTCATTTCTGAGGAAGGTAAGTGTG contains these protein-coding regions:
- the LOC126717475 gene encoding histone H1-like, translated to MAATTETRKSSGPKKPKSAPSHPPFLDMITEAIVTLKEKTGSSQYAITKYSEEKHKHLPTSFRKLLLFHLKKLVASGKLVKVKNSFKLAPAAPVKKSSTVSAPAKPKSVAKPKATKVAPKAKKVSTKPKPKAKAKAKAAGAVKPKAKSVAAKPKPKTKVAAKAKPVAKPKAKVARTSTRTTPSKKAAPAKKAPKPKSVKSPAAKKKAPARKAKK